A part of Setaria viridis chromosome 8, Setaria_viridis_v4.0, whole genome shotgun sequence genomic DNA contains:
- the LOC117833893 gene encoding uncharacterized protein encodes MSLPARQQQASSVLVLATMASNRTNHGQFSIGALSLVATMHRIGIVAAMLVLSSCFLFLATHAQQQPQPAASDNTASLPSCIPHERDALLSFKHGITSDRAGLLNSWRGDGGHDEQDCCRWRGVRCSNRTGHVHKLRLRGNYEGYMQGKISPSLLALDHLEHLDLSFNDLAGPTGRLPEFLGSLKSLNYLNLSRIPFFGGVPPQLGNLSRLQHLDLSYMRDTNSMDLSWLTRLPSIEYLNLNGVNLSTVVDWPHVMNMLPSLRVLRLFDCSLASANQSLPHLNLTNLEELDASGNSFNHPMVTSWFWNITSLKYLYLGFTGMYGQFPDALGDMISLQVLDLSLNFYYHDDDKYRVMTTDLKNLCNLEVLSLGESILHGDVTELLRNLPRCSHNKLQELDLRANQLTGMLPRWVAQFAGLRTLELSYNNLSGNIPYEIGKLSNLIHLDLNNNKLDGVITEEHFVSARSLEYIDLAYNALKIEISSDWQPPSRLDIAIFAACQMGPLFPGWLQWHVNITHLDISSAGIADRFPQWFSDAFSNVEFMNISNNQLNGSLPTNMGFMSLRELYLSSNQLTGQIPTLPPNISTLDLSNNFLSGPLPSSATRSANLKQLSLFSNQITGHISESFCKYQGLEILDLSNNFLEGVLPLCLGVMEDVQFLGLSNNSLSGGFPSFVQNLTQIMFIDLSMNNFSGRLPTWIGKLSILQILRLSHNKFSGNIPVNITNLACLQYMDLNNNEISGSLPSYLSNLKSMRNTIDECSIPGDPFPFLDEQPIGRPILHSLSTILKGQELNYGSISRVLAINMTSIDLSSNNLIGEIPEEIVVFGALVNLNLSRNHLTGVIPNKIGEMQSLQSLDFSRNKLSGEIPVSLSNIASLSYLDLSYNNLTGRIPSGPQLDTLYAEYPTMYIGNIGLCGHPLQNNCSSEGQAPKQGDLGRTEEGHGIQFFYLGLECGFVVGTWMAFGVLLFKKSWRIACFRISDKLCDKVYVLVAVWARQTRTDHDA; translated from the coding sequence ATGTCTCTTCCTGCACGCCAGCAGCAGGCATCTTCAGTACTCGTTCTAGCTACCATGGCGTCCAATAGAACAAACCACGGGCAGTTCAGCATAGGGGCATTGTCATTGGTTGCCACCATGCATCGCATAGGCATAGTTGCTGCCATGCTCGTGTTGTCCAGCTGCTTCTTGTTCCTCGCCACGCAtgcacagcagcagccccagccAGCCGCTAGTGATAACACAGCTAGTCTTCCTAGCTGCATACCGCACGAGAGGGACGCCCTGCTGTCATTCAAGCACGGCATCACCAGCGACCGTGCAGGCCTCCTCAACTCGTGGCGGGGAGACGGTGGCCACGACGAGCAGGACTGCTGCCGGTGGAGAGGCGTCCGGTGCAGCAACCGGACTGGCCACGTCCACAAGCTTCGACTTCGAGGCAACTACGAAGGATATATGCAGGGCAAGATAAGTCCTTCTTTGCTTGCTCTGGATCATCTAGAGCACCTTGACCTCAGCTTTAATGATCTAGCAGGGCCAACTGGCCGTCTTCCCGAGTTCTTGGGCTCTTTGAAGAGTCTCAACTATCTTAACCTCTCTCGCATACCATTCTTCGGTGGTGTGCCTCCCCAGCTTGGAAACTTATCAAGGCTGCAGCATCTGGATCTTTCATATATGCGAGACACAAACTCAATGGATCTATCATGGTTAACACGCCTTCCTTCCATCGAATATCTTAATCTGAACGGAGTGAATCTCAGCACAGTAGTGGATTGGCCTCATGTCATGAACATGCTTCCTTCTTTGAGGGTCCTTCGTCTTTTTGACTGTTCTCTAGCAAGCGCAAACCAGTCGCTGCCTCACCTGAACCTTACAAACCTCGAGGAGCTGGATGCCTCCGGCAATTCCTTCAACCATCCAATGGTGACCAGCTGGTTCTGGAACATAACAAGCCTCAAATACCTCTACCTCGGCTTCACCGGCATGTATGGTCAATTTCCGGACGCTCTTGGAGACATGATATCACTGCAAGTCCTTGATTTATCACTTAATTTCTATTATCATGATGATGATAAATATCGCGTCATGACCACAGATCTGAAGAATCTATGCAATTTGGAGGTGCTGAGCCTTGGTGAGTCTATCTTACACGGAGATGTAACTGAGTTGTTGAGAAATTTGCCTCGCTGCTCACATAACAAATTACAAGAGCTGGACCTACGTGCGAACCAATTAACCGGGATGCTACCAAGATGGGTAGCGCAATTTGCTGGTTTGCGGACCCTTGAGCTCTCGTACAACAACCTGAGTGGAAATATCCCATATGAGATTGGTAAGCTTAGTAATCTGATCCATCTGGAcctaaataataataaattggATGGTGTGATAACCGAGGAACACTTTGTTAGTGCAAGGAGCTTGGAATACATAGACTTGGCATATAATGCCCTGAAGATAGAGATCAGCTCAGACTGGCAACCACCATCTAGATTAGATATCGCAATCTTTGCAGCCTGCCAGATGGGCCCACTGTTTCCTGGGTGGCTTCAGTGGCATGTGAACATTACCCATCTTGATATCTCAAGTGCAGGTATAGCTGATAGGTTTCCACAATGGTTCTCTGATGCCTTTTCAAATGTTGAATTCATGAACATCTCTAATAATCAACTCAACGGAAGTTTGCCGACCAATATGGGCTTCATGTCACTACGAGAACTCTATCTCAGTTCAAATCAATTAACTGGTCAGATACCAACATTGCCACCAAACATAAGTACCTTGGACTTATCCAATAACTTCTTGTCAGGACCTCTGCCTTCCTCTGCTACTAGATCCGCCAATCTAAAACAGCTATCTCTGTTCTCCAACCAAATCACTGGTCATATTTCTGAATCTTTTTGTAAATACCAAGGATTGGAAATCTTGGATTTATCGAACAATTTTTTGGAGGGAGTACTTCCATTATGTCTTGGGGTAATGGAAGATGTGCAATTTTTAGGCTTAAGTAACAATAGTTTGTCAGGAGGGTTCCCATCTTTTGTACAGAACTTAACACAAATTATGTTCATAGATTTGTCTATGAACAATTTCTCTGGAAGATTGCCAACGTGGATTGGAAAATTATCAATACTACAGATTCTACGGTTAAGTCATAACAAGTTCTCTGGGAACATTCCGGTGAACATCACAAATCTTGCATGCCTTCAATACATGGATCTTAACAACAATGAGATATCAGGCTCTCTTCCGAGCTACCTATCAAATCTAAAATCAATGAGAAATACAATAGATGAGTGTTCAATCCCTGgtgatccttttccttttttggatGAACAACCTATTGGGAGGCCGATTCTTCATAGTTTGTCTACGATCTTGAAGGGGCAGGAATTGAACTACGGTTCCATTTCTAGAGTTCTGGCCATCAATATGACAAGCATTGATTTATCTTCTAATAATTTAATAGGCGAAATTCCAGAAGAAATAGTTGTTTTTGGTGCGCTAGTGAATTTGAATTTGTCAAGGAACCACTTGACCGGAGTTATCCCAAACAAGATTGGAGAAATGCAATCACTGCAATCACTAGACTTCTCGAGGAACAAGCTATCAGGCGAAATACCTGTCAGTCTGTCAAATATAGCATCCCTAAGTTACTTGGACTTATCATACAACAATCTTACAGGAAGAATTCCATCGGGACCGCAGCTTGATACCCTTTATGCAGAGTATCCGACTATGTACATTGGCAACATCGGTCTCTGCGGGCATCCTCTTCAAAACAATTGCTCAAGTGAGGGTCAGGCGCCAAAGCAAGGTGACTTGGGAAGAACTGAAGAAGGTCATGGGATACAATTCTTTTATCTTGGACTCGAGTGTGGCTTCGTGGTTGGTACCTGGATGGCATTTGGTGTTCTGTTGTTCAAGAAAAGCTGGAGAATTGCTTGCTTCCGAATCTCGGACAAGCTGTGCGACAAAGTGTATGTCCTTGTTGCTGTATGGGCAAGACAAACACGAACTGATCATGATGCATGA
- the LOC117866542 gene encoding protein HEAT STRESS TOLERANT DWD 1 has protein sequence MGRTIKKVKSKKTKKVEASSSSNPAVASGPAKVWQPGVDALEDGEELQFDPEAYNYLRGFSIGWSCLSFDVVRDQLGLVRSEFPHTFYGVAGTQAEKAPWNYIGIFKLSNISGKKREPIPASAVDGDTDVDSDSSSDEEDEEINEDTKPVLHLKKVAHAGCVNRIRSMTQKPHLCATWGDTGHVQVWDLSSFLNSLAESGAPAPKEDDIIHKHLPVKVFSGHKDEGYAIDWSPLVTGRLVSGDCNKCIHLWEPTPTNWNVDANPFVGHSASVEDLQWSPTEADIFASCSVDGTIAIWDIRTGKKPRMSVKAHKTDVNVISWNRLASCMIASGCDDGSFSVRDLRSIQEDSLVAHFEYHKKAITSIEWSPHEASSLAVTSEDHQLTIWDLSLERDAEEEAEFRAKMKEQANAPEDLPPQLLFVHQGQRDLKELHWHPQIPSMIISTAIDGFNVLMPSNIDTTIPGNTDAAMASAEP, from the exons ATGGGTCGCACCATTAAgaaggtcaaatccaagaagacCAAG AAAGTTGAAGCTTCCTCGTCATCTAATCCTGCGGTTGCCTCTGGTCCGGCCAAG GTCTGGCAACCGGGTGTAGATGCACTGGAAGATGGGGAGGAGCTCCAGTTTGATCCTGAGGCTTACAATTATCTCCGAGGGTTTAGCATTGGATGGTCTTGCTTGAG TTTTGATGTTGTGCGCGATCAACTTGGACTCGTCCGATCAGAGTTCCCCCATACATTCTATGGTGTTGCTGGAACACAG GCTGAGAAGGCTCCATGGAATTATATTGGCATTTTCAAGCTTTCTAACATAAGTGGGAAGAAGCGGGAACCTATACCAGCTTCAGCAGTTGATGGTGACACTGATGTGGATAGTGACAGCAGcagtgatgaagaagatgaagaaattaATGAGGATACAAAGCCTGTCCTACAT CTAAAAAAGGTGGCCCACGCGGGGTGTGTAAATCGGATACGCTCAATGACTCAAAAACCACATCTATGTGCTACGTGGGGAGATACTGGTCATGTTCAG GTGTGGGACTTGAGCTCCTTCCTTAATTCTTTAGCAGAGTCAGGGGCACCTGCACCCAAGGAAGATGACATAATCCACAAACACTTACCTGTGAAAGTATTTAGTGGCCATAAAGATGAGGGATATGCAATTGATTGGAGTCCGCTTGTTACTGGAAGACTTGTTTCTG GTGACTGCAATAAGTGCATTCACCTGTGGGAGCCAACTCCAACCAACTGGAACGTAGATGCAAATCCATTTGTTGGACACTCTGCAAGTGTTGAAGATCTTCAG TGGAGTCCCACAGAAGCCGACATATTTGCCTCTTGTTCTGTGGATGGTACTATAGCAATATGGGATATACGTACAGGGAAGAAACCTCGTATGTCTGTCAAGGCTCATAAAACTGATGTGAATGTTATCTCATGGAATAG GCTTGCTAGCTGCATGATAGCTTCAGGGTGTGATGATGGCAGTTTCTCAGTTCGTGATCTTAGATCAATTCAG GAGGACTCATTGGTAGCACATTTTGAGTACCACAAGAAAGCAATTACATCTATCGAGTGGAGTCCACATGAAGCATCATCATTAGCTGTAACATCCGAAGATCATCAACTCAC AATTTGGGACCTTTCATTGGAAAGAGATGCAGAAGAGGAAGCCGAGTTCAGAGCGAAGATGAAAGAGCAGGCAAATGCACCTGAAGATTTACCCCCACAACTTCTCTTTGTTCATCAG GGCCAGAGAGATTTGAAAGAGCTGCATTGGCACCCACAGATACCATCGATGATCATATCAACAGCAATTGACGGCTTCAATGTGTTGATGCCCAGCAACATTGATACAACCATTCCTGGCAACACTGATGCAGCCATGGCATCTGCTGAGCCATAG
- the LOC117866544 gene encoding metacaspase-9, protein MEGKKQMLATLVGCNYAGTPHELRGCINDVLAMRDTLVARFGFAPRDITVLTDDDGGRGSSPSAVLPTGANIKRALAEMVSRAAPGDVLFFHYSGHGTLVPHRRGHGHDGRPDEAIVPCDFNLITDVDFRQLVDRVPQGATFTMVSDSCHSGGLIDQEKEQIGPSADELAVDSCTPPAASARARFLPYATVVGHLSGASGVNASHHVADHLLALFGADASAKFRHHDNAPSPDGGILLSGCQTDETSADVPGDDDEEAAGVGGNKACGAFSSAMQAVLAAHPAPVSNREVVSRAREILREKGFEQHPCLYCSDANADAPFLCQQQEPAL, encoded by the exons atggagGGGAAGAAGCAGATGCTCGCCACCTTGGTCGGCTGCAACTACGCCGGCACGCCCCACGAGctgcggggctgcatcaacgaCGTCCTCGCCATGCGCGACACCCTCGTCGCCCGCTTCGGCTTCGCGCCCCGCGACATCACCGTCctcaccgacgacgacggcggccgcggctcctcgccgtccgccgTGCTCCCGACCGGCGCCAACATCAAGCGCGCACTGGCCGAGATGGTGTCCCGCGCGGCGCCCGGGGACGTGCTCTTCTTCCACTACAGCGGCCACGGCACGCTCGTCCCGCACCGCCGTGGCCACGGCCACGACGGGCGCCCGGACGAGGCCATCGTGCCCTGCGACTTCAACCTCATCACTG ACGTGGATTTCCGGCAGCTGGTGGACCGTGTGCCGCAAGGCGCGACGTTCACCATGGTGTCCGACTCGTGCCACAGCGGCGGCCTAATCGACCAGGAGAAGGAGCAGATCGGCCCCTCCGCCGACGAACTCGCCGTCGACAGCTGTACACCACCAGCTGCTTCCGCCCGCGCCCGCTTCTTGCCGTACGCGACCGTCGTGGGCCACCTCTCCGGCGCCTCGGGCGTCAACGCGTCCCACCACGTCGCCGACCACCTCCTCGCGCTCTTCGGCGCCGACGCCAGCGCCAAGTTCCGCCACCACGACAACGCGCCGAGCCCCGACGGCGGGATCCTTCTGAGCGGGTGCCAGACGGACGAGACCTCCGCGGACgtgccgggggacgacgacgaggaggcggcgggggtgggtggCAACAAGGCGTGCGGCGCGTTCAGCAGCGCGATGCAGGCCGTGCTGGCGGCGcacccggcgccggtgagcaaCCGGGAGGTGGTGAGCCGGGCCAGGGAGATCCTGCGTGAGAAGGGGTTCGAGCAGCACCCCTGCCTCTACTGCAGCGACGCCAACGCCGACGCGCCGTTCCTCTGCCAGCAGCAGGAGCCCGCGCTGTGA